The proteins below are encoded in one region of Apium graveolens cultivar Ventura chromosome 4, ASM990537v1, whole genome shotgun sequence:
- the LOC141720729 gene encoding UPF0496 protein At3g49070, whose amino-acid sequence MGLRSRIKKIIACNGETQTESPEASVELDLREEYANAFRTESYIDFWTCVVSLTDGGASAKSKPLSSTTAARLPSYRLFAEHLLNPDQPTVIGILNLAPIKPKNHALLLDYFLETSNASILCGILLKDIGHVRTRYGSLKLILKTMESPSQINHLPVILTQLDDFCHTSNPFIKSPSSPHNIQTLQTSCFTLLKRLELNRDRTRAKLRTRSKIKLTSAIILITLTATLTIIIVAHALLALMAAPSIVMTTASTRQLAKWSAQVDVAAKGTYILSRDLDTVSRLVARLGDELEHMRKMVKFWLNRGEDQLQASTEVARQLKKNDLNFSSQLDELEEHLYLCFMTVNRARNLVIKEINDPNTT is encoded by the coding sequence GAGAAACTCAAACGGAATCTCCAGAAGCCTCGGTAGAATTGGACCTCCGAGAAGAATATGCTAATGCATTTCGGACAGAATCATACATCGACTTTTGGACATGTGTCGTCTCATTAACTGATGGAGGAGCTTCCGCAAAATCTAAACCATTGAGCTCAACAACAGCGGCTCGCCTCCCATCTTATCGCCTATTTGCAGAACATCTCTTAAACCCCGATCAGCCTACCGTTATTGGTATCCTCAACTTGGCCCCTATTAAGCCCAAAAATCACGCACTTCTGCTGGACTATTTCTTAGAAACTTCAAATGCTTCTATCTTATGTGGAATTTTACTaaaagatattggtcatgttcgCACACGATATGGCTCTTTGAAACTCATACTGAAAACTATGGAATCTCCTTCGCAGATAAATCACTTGCCCGTTATTCTCACTCAATTAGATGACTTCTGTCACACCTCCAATCCCTTTATTAAATCACCTTCTTCTCCTCATAATATACAAACCCTTCAAACCAGTTGCTTTACTTTGCTTAAACGACTCGAACTTAACCGAGACAGGACTCGAGCCAAACTCCGTACACGCAGCAAAATAAAACTTACCTCGGCTATTATATTAATAACCTTAACAGCCACACTAACTATCATCATAGTAGCGCACGCGCTGCTAGCTTTAATGGCTGCGCCAAGTATTGTGATGACCACGGCTTCAACCAGGCAGTTGGCTAAATGGTCAGCTCAAGTTGATGTGGCAGCGAAAGGAACTTACATATTAAGCAGGGATCTAGACACAGTAAGCCGGCTTGTAGCTCGACTAGGCGATGAGCTAGAGCACATGCGAAAAATGGTGAAGTTCTGGCTAAACAGAGGCGAAGATCAGCTTCAAGCTAGTACAGAGGTGGCGCGCCAGCTGAAAAAGAATGACCTCAACTTTAGTTCACAGCTTGATGAATTAGAGGAACATTTGTATCTATGTTTCATGACTGTAAATAGAGCAAGAAATCTCGTAATTAAAGAGATTAATGATCCAAATACAACTTGA